Proteins encoded by one window of Campylobacter concisus:
- a CDS encoding flagellar export protein FliJ, whose protein sequence is MKSKFTSIVRVKKQEIDKVEAKLAVARLNVRNFEENLVHLRARLEEFCLPKSGNIGELKENLEFIKIARQELNACKESLEIAKKEVSHYEHKYKNANLEYEKMKYLEKEEFKKEIKRIQKAEALALDEFAVMKFTTKSEL, encoded by the coding sequence ATGAAAAGTAAATTCACCTCTATCGTCCGTGTAAAAAAACAAGAGATAGATAAGGTAGAGGCAAAGCTCGCCGTTGCTAGGCTTAATGTAAGAAATTTTGAAGAAAATTTAGTGCATTTAAGAGCAAGGCTTGAGGAGTTTTGCTTGCCAAAAAGTGGCAATATAGGCGAGCTAAAGGAAAATTTAGAGTTTATAAAGATAGCAAGGCAAGAGTTAAATGCCTGCAAAGAGAGCCTTGAAATAGCTAAAAAAGAGGTTTCGCATTACGAACATAAATATAAAAATGCAAATTTAGAGTACGAAAAGATGAAATATCTAGAAAAAGAAGAGTTTAAAAAAGAGATAAAACGCATACAAAAGGCTGAAGCACTTGCACTTGATGAGTTTGCAGTAATGAAATTTACAACTAAGAGCGAGTTGTGA
- a CDS encoding MotE family protein, with amino-acid sequence MRAVLLFLTILNFAFCFEVPVDCTQIFEARKEEISKELEIIDEQRQALEVFRASSAAAYEENNKKLAKKEADLNATMKVIEQKRKEIDEVVAKNEKILKELRTMTSDKVNESYSKMKDGAAAEVLSKMPRSNAATILYALDAKKISTIMAKMDPKVASEITTLLQKGPPFADEKGDMPTPAGSINIQ; translated from the coding sequence ATGAGAGCGGTTTTATTATTCTTAACTATTTTAAATTTTGCATTTTGTTTTGAAGTACCAGTTGACTGTACGCAAATTTTTGAAGCTAGAAAAGAAGAAATTTCAAAGGAACTTGAGATCATAGATGAACAGCGTCAAGCTTTAGAAGTATTTCGCGCAAGCTCGGCAGCAGCCTATGAAGAAAATAATAAAAAGCTTGCCAAAAAAGAAGCTGACCTAAATGCGACAATGAAAGTGATCGAGCAAAAACGCAAAGAGATCGATGAAGTGGTCGCCAAAAATGAGAAAATTTTAAAAGAACTTCGCACAATGACTAGTGATAAAGTCAATGAGTCGTATTCTAAGATGAAAGATGGCGCGGCAGCTGAGGTGCTCTCTAAAATGCCTAGATCAAACGCAGCCACCATACTTTATGCTCTTGATGCCAAAAAGATATCAACTATCATGGCAAAAATGGATCCAAAAGTAGCATCTGAGATCACCACTTTGCTTCAAAAAGGGCCACCATTTGCTGATGAAAAAGGCGATATGCCAACTCCAGCTGGTAGCATAAATATACAGTAA